Proteins encoded in a region of the Mucilaginibacter sabulilitoris genome:
- a CDS encoding RDD family protein, giving the protein MAQTYILVIEGKPEGPFSLDELKAFQIKPGDFVKTPEMDDYKEAQEIAELRELLGFAKPTLLVQYYGSFDQRLLASVLDWFILFGVFIIITFIVVILFIQDKETRLTTTFIILGITPVARAVYQIIMESSAKQATYGKQMLKIRVVDMYGNRISTGKAIGRNLSKIFSVGTFFIGYLLAFFNKKQQCLHDMIAGTLVIKDRLF; this is encoded by the coding sequence ATGGCTCAAACCTACATATTGGTAATTGAAGGTAAACCTGAAGGGCCTTTTAGCCTCGATGAATTAAAAGCCTTTCAAATAAAACCCGGCGACTTTGTAAAAACCCCTGAAATGGATGATTACAAAGAAGCACAGGAAATTGCCGAACTCAGGGAATTATTAGGCTTTGCCAAACCAACATTGCTGGTACAATATTATGGCAGTTTTGATCAGCGCCTGCTGGCTTCGGTGCTTGATTGGTTTATACTTTTCGGGGTGTTTATCATCATTACTTTTATTGTTGTAATACTGTTTATACAGGATAAAGAAACCCGCCTTACTACTACTTTCATCATTTTGGGCATCACTCCCGTGGCCCGGGCAGTTTACCAGATCATTATGGAAAGCTCCGCAAAACAGGCCACCTACGGCAAGCAGATGTTAAAGATCAGGGTAGTTGATATGTACGGCAACCGCATCAGTACTGGCAAAGCTATAGGTCGTAATCTTTCGAAAATATTTTCGGTGGGTACGTTTTTCATTGGCTATCTGTTAGCCTTTTTCAATAAAAAGCAGCAATGCCTGCATGATATGATAGCAGGTACGTTGGTAATTAAGGACAGACTATTTTAG